A region of Chlamydiota bacterium DNA encodes the following proteins:
- the rpsG gene encoding 30S ribosomal protein S7: MSRRRRVIKKRMLTDVKFGSPLVARFITSLMRDGKKSIAEGIFYSTLDLIGQRVQELPPLKVVEKAVDRVKPFLEVKSRRVGGATYQVPVEVRSDRQLALALRWIIGFSRARKGKPMQERLAAEILDAYKGEGAAVKKREDTHKMAEANKAFAHYRW; the protein is encoded by the coding sequence ATGTCGAGACGGCGCAGGGTCATCAAGAAGAGGATGCTGACGGATGTGAAGTTCGGGAGCCCGCTGGTCGCCAGGTTCATCACCAGCCTGATGCGGGACGGGAAGAAGAGCATCGCGGAGGGGATCTTCTACTCGACCCTCGACCTGATCGGCCAGCGCGTGCAGGAGCTCCCGCCGCTCAAGGTCGTGGAGAAGGCGGTCGACCGGGTGAAGCCGTTTCTCGAGGTGAAGTCCAGGAGGGTCGGCGGCGCGACGTACCAGGTCCCGGTGGAGGTGCGCTCGGACCGCCAGCTCGCCCTGGCGCTCCGCTGGATCATCGGTTTTTCCCGGGCCCGCAAGGGGAAGCCGATGCAGGAACGGCTCGCCGCGGAGATCCTCGACGCCTACAAGGGCGAAGGGGCCGCGGTCAAGAAGCGCGAGGACACGCACAAGATGGCGGAGGCGAACAAGGCGTTCGCGCACTACCGCTGGTAG
- a CDS encoding elongation factor Tu, with amino-acid sequence MGKDKFERTKPHVNVGTIGHVDHGKTTLTA; translated from the coding sequence ATGGGCAAGGACAAGTTCGAGCGTACGAAGCCGCACGTGAACGTGGGGACGATCGGTCACGTGGACCACGGGAAGACGACGTTGACGGCG
- a CDS encoding 30S ribosomal protein S12, giving the protein MPTINQLVRKGRRKPRNRTKSPALMRCPQRRGVCLLVKTMTPKKPNSALRKVARVRLTNGIEVTAYIPGEGHNLQEHSIVMLRGGRVKDLPGVRYHIIRGTLDTSGVEGRKRSRSKYGAKTPK; this is encoded by the coding sequence ATGCCGACGATCAACCAGCTGGTGAGGAAGGGGAGACGGAAACCGAGAAACCGGACGAAGTCGCCCGCCTTGATGCGCTGCCCCCAGCGCAGGGGGGTCTGCCTCCTGGTGAAGACGATGACGCCGAAGAAGCCGAACTCGGCGCTGCGGAAGGTCGCCCGGGTGCGCCTCACGAACGGGATCGAGGTAACCGCCTACATCCCAGGCGAGGGGCACAACCTCCAGGAGCACTCGATCGTGATGCTGCGCGGCGGACGGGTCAAGGATCTGCCCGGGGTGCGCTACCATATCATCCGCGGCACCCTGGACACGAGCGGCGTCGAGGGGCGCAAGCGCAGCCGATCCAAGTACGGGGCGAAGACGCCCAAGTAA
- the fusA gene encoding elongation factor G: MGSETPLERVRNIGIMAHIDAGKTTVTERILFFSGKTYRIGEVDEGTATMDWMVQEQERGITITSAATTCSWNGHRVNVIDTPGHVDFTVEVERSLRVLDGAIAVFCGVEGVEPQSETVWRQANRYGVPRLAFVNKLDRVGSNFDWAVARMRERLAANAVPVQMPVGHEAEFRGVVDLVRMRAYIFPDGEDLSFREEAIPEPLLERAQKARDRMLETIASEDERFFEIYLAGKGFPEDEVRAALRRTVLRNRIVPVLCGTALKSKGVQQLLDAVVDYLPSPLDARPVEGVNPKNNEPAVRHADPAGPLCALAFKVVSDGFVGKLVYLRIYSGVLRRGAQAWNAAVMKRERVGRLLLMHANRREEVDEASAGEIIAAVGLGRTVTGQTLCDERHPIVLESMHFPEPVISMAIEPRTKADREKLGESLRRLAEEDPTFRTKTNEETGQLIISGMGELHLDIIKDRMLREFKVEAKVGKPEVAYRETITKACAGEGRFVRQTGGHGQYGHIILEAGPGGKGTGVVVESEIKGGAVPREYVRAATEGIMESCTSGPLGGYSMVDLKVVIKDGSYHEVDSSDMAFKIAGAMALKDALRRGAPVLLEPIMDVEVTTPAEFLGDVIGDLNARRGKIHEMESRPEAHIVRAFVPLAEMFGYATAIRSVTRGRASYSMEPSCFEKVPKQKEEQLLDWTKKA, from the coding sequence ATGGGATCTGAGACGCCCCTTGAAAGGGTCAGGAACATAGGGATCATGGCGCACATCGACGCCGGCAAGACCACCGTGACGGAGAGGATCCTCTTCTTCTCGGGGAAGACCTACCGGATCGGCGAGGTGGACGAGGGGACCGCGACCATGGACTGGATGGTCCAGGAGCAGGAGCGCGGCATCACCATCACCTCGGCGGCGACCACCTGTTCCTGGAACGGCCACCGCGTGAACGTCATCGACACGCCCGGGCACGTCGACTTCACCGTCGAGGTCGAGCGGAGCCTGCGGGTGCTCGACGGCGCGATCGCGGTCTTCTGCGGCGTGGAGGGGGTCGAGCCCCAGTCCGAGACGGTCTGGCGGCAGGCAAACCGCTACGGCGTTCCGCGCCTGGCCTTCGTGAACAAGCTGGACCGGGTCGGATCCAACTTCGATTGGGCGGTGGCGCGGATGCGCGAGCGCCTCGCGGCCAACGCGGTGCCGGTGCAGATGCCGGTGGGGCACGAGGCGGAGTTCAGGGGGGTCGTGGACCTCGTGCGGATGCGGGCGTACATCTTCCCCGACGGGGAGGATCTGTCGTTCCGCGAGGAGGCGATCCCGGAGCCGCTCCTCGAGCGGGCGCAGAAGGCCCGCGACCGGATGCTCGAAACGATCGCGAGCGAGGACGAGCGGTTCTTCGAGATCTATCTCGCCGGCAAGGGATTCCCGGAGGACGAGGTGCGGGCGGCGCTCCGGCGCACGGTGCTCCGCAACCGGATCGTCCCGGTCCTCTGCGGCACGGCGCTGAAGAGCAAGGGGGTGCAGCAGCTCCTGGACGCCGTGGTGGATTACCTGCCGTCGCCGCTCGACGCCCGCCCGGTGGAGGGGGTGAACCCCAAGAACAACGAGCCGGCGGTGCGGCACGCCGACCCCGCGGGGCCGCTCTGCGCGCTCGCCTTCAAGGTGGTCTCGGACGGCTTCGTCGGCAAGCTCGTCTACCTCCGGATCTACTCCGGCGTGCTGCGGAGGGGGGCGCAGGCCTGGAACGCCGCCGTGATGAAGCGAGAACGGGTCGGGCGTCTCCTCCTGATGCACGCCAACCGCCGCGAGGAGGTCGACGAGGCCTCCGCGGGGGAGATCATCGCGGCGGTGGGGCTCGGGCGGACCGTCACCGGGCAGACGCTCTGCGACGAGCGCCACCCGATCGTGCTCGAGTCGATGCACTTCCCGGAGCCGGTGATCTCGATGGCGATCGAGCCGCGCACCAAGGCGGACCGGGAGAAGCTCGGGGAGTCGCTCCGGCGCCTCGCCGAGGAGGACCCGACGTTCAGGACGAAGACGAACGAGGAGACCGGGCAGCTCATCATCTCCGGGATGGGGGAGCTGCACCTGGACATCATCAAGGATCGGATGCTCCGCGAATTCAAGGTGGAGGCGAAGGTCGGGAAGCCGGAGGTCGCCTACCGGGAGACGATCACGAAGGCGTGCGCCGGCGAGGGCAGGTTCGTCCGGCAGACCGGGGGACACGGCCAGTACGGGCATATCATCCTCGAGGCGGGCCCGGGCGGGAAGGGGACCGGGGTCGTCGTCGAGAGCGAGATCAAGGGCGGCGCCGTGCCGCGGGAGTACGTCCGTGCGGCGACCGAGGGGATCATGGAGTCGTGCACCTCGGGGCCCCTCGGCGGCTACTCGATGGTGGACCTGAAGGTCGTCATCAAGGACGGTTCCTACCACGAGGTGGATTCGTCCGACATGGCGTTCAAGATCGCGGGGGCGATGGCGCTGAAGGACGCGCTGCGCCGCGGGGCCCCGGTGCTGCTCGAGCCGATCATGGATGTCGAGGTGACGACCCCCGCCGAGTTCCTCGGCGACGTGATCGGGGACCTGAACGCCCGCCGCGGCAAGATCCACGAGATGGAGTCGCGTCCCGAGGCGCACATCGTGCGTGCCTTTGTGCCGCTGGCGGAGATGTTCGGCTACGCCACGGCGATCCGCTCCGTGACGCGCGGGCGCGCCTCGTACTCGATGGAGCCCTCCTGCTTCGAGAAGGTCCCCAAGCAGAAGGAGGAGCAGCTGCTCGACTGGACGAAGAAGGCGTGA